In the Molothrus ater isolate BHLD 08-10-18 breed brown headed cowbird chromosome 26, BPBGC_Mater_1.1, whole genome shotgun sequence genome, one interval contains:
- the LOC118697050 gene encoding transducin-like enhancer protein 1 isoform X2, which yields MFPQNRPPAHLQAPSAASGAAVAASAIPSTPQSLKLTYPETLDRIKEEFQFLQNQYHSLKLECEKLATEKTEIQRHYVMYYEMSYGLNIEMHKQTEIAKRLNVICAQLIPFLSQEHQQQVVQAVERAKQVTMTDLNAAIGHQLQTQHLSHHAPPIPLTPHPSGMQPAGLAGISSASGLLALSGALGAQAQLLAKDDRGVHDTEPRATDRDPGPSSLALSNGERARAIAEYLSSSKKRKVEEKDFVTDYGSDADKSEDNLVVDEDPSSPHSVHSYSSRENGVEKVPLGRKEAVPLSPTSMASSSSTSPSRSKDAPTVEKAGTPSLKSSTPTSQGDTLPGSSSAQQFRPTAAKVPMDPLALGLRNPLGVQSPYSAAFGLAHPAVNGDVAGSGAYASLHLMSPQLNGAAAAGGYGRSPLVGYDPHPHMRVPGLVAGMQVGSSGKPAYSFHVSADGQMQPVPFPPDALLGSGIPRHARQLHTLSHGEVVCAVTISNSTRHVYTGGKGCVKVWDVGQPGTKTAVAQLDCLNRDNYIRSCKLLPDGRSLIVGGEASTLSIWDLAAPTPRIKAELTSSAPACYALAISPDAKVCFSCCSDGNIVVWDLQNQTLVRQFQGHTDGASCIDISNDGTKLWTGGLDNTVRCWDLREGRQLQQHDFSSQIFSLGYCPMGEWLAVGMESSNVEILHVTKPDKYQLHLHESCVLSLKFASCGKWFVSTGKDNLLNAWRTPYGASIFQSKETSSVLSCDISTDDQFIVTGSGDKKATVYEIIY from the exons ATGTTCCCGCAGAACAGGCCCCCG GCCCATCTCCAGGCAccctctgctgcctcaggagctgctgttgctgccagtgccatccccagcaccccccaGTCCCTCAAGCTGACTTACCCAGAGACCTTGGATCGCATCAAGGAGGAATTCCAGTTCCTGCAGAACCAATACCACag CTTGAAGTTAGAATGTGAAAAGCTGGcaacagaaaaaacagaaatccaGCGTCATTATGTCATG TACTACGAGATGTCCTATGGCCTGAACATCGAGATGCACAAACAG ACGGAGATCGCCAAGCGGCTCAACGTGATCTGCGCCCAGCTCATCCCGTTCCTGTCTCAGGAG caccagcagcaggtggTCCAGGCTGTGGAGCGAGCGAAGCAGGTGACTATGACCGACCTGAACGCGGCCATCGGG caccagctgcagacCCAGCACCTCTCCCACCACGCTCCCCCCATCCCGCTGACCCCCCACCCCTCTGGAATGCAgcctgctggcctggctggcaTCAGCAGTGCCTCAGGACTGCTGGCACTCTCGGGGGCACTGGGggcccaggcccagctcctCGCCAAGGATGACAGAGGAGTCCAtgacacagagcccaggg CGACAGACCGAGACCCCGGCCCC agctccctggcGCTGTCGAACGGGGAGCGCGCGCGAGCCATCGCCGAGtacctgagcagcagcaagaagAGGAAGGTGGAGGAGAAGGACTTTGTTACAGACTAt GGCAGCGATGCAGACAAAAGTGAGGACAACTTGGTGGTGGATGAG gacccctcTTCCCCGCACAGCGTCCACTCCTATTCGTCCCGGGAGAACGGGGTGGAGAAGGTCCcgctgggcaggaaggaggcCGTGCCCCTCAGCCCGACCTCCATggcctcctccagcagcacgtCCCCATCTCGGAGCAAGGATGCACCCACG GTGGAGAAGGCAGGAACACCCAGCCTGAAGTCCAGCACGCCCACCTCCCAGGGTGACaccctgccaggctccagcagtgcccagcagtttCGCCCCACCGCTGCCAAGGTCCCCATGGACCCGCTGG ccctgggcctgAGGAATCCTCTGGGAGTGCAGAGCCCCTACTCAGCCGCCTTTGGCTTGGCCCACCCTGCTGTCAACGGGGACGTGGCCGGGAGCGGCGCCTACGCCAGCCTGCACCTCATGTCCCCGCAGCTCAacggggccgcggccgccgggGGCTACGGGCGCTCGCCCCTG gtgggcTACGACCCGCACCCCCACATGCGCGTCCCGGGGCTGGTGGCCGGCATGCAAGTGGGGAGCTCGGGCAAGCC TGCCTACTCCTTCCACGTCAGCGCTGACGGGCAGATGCAGCCGGTGCCTTTCCCCCCCGACGCCCTGCTGGGCTCCGGCATCCCCCGGCACGCGCGGCAGCTGCACACCCTGAGCCACGGCGAGGTGGTCTGTGCTGTCACCATCAGCAACTCCACCAGACACGTCTACACCGGGGGCAAGGGCTGCGTCAAGGTCTGGGACGTGGGGCAGCCGGGCACCAAGACGGCCGTGGCTCAGCTGGACTGCctg AACCGTGACAACTACATCCGCTCCTGCAAGCTGCTCCCCGACGGCCGCAGCCTGATCGTGGGGGGGGAGGCCAGCACCCTGTCCATCTGGGACCTGGCAGCCCCCACGCCCCGCATCAAGGCTGAGCTCACCTCCTCTGCCCCCGCCTGCTACGCCCTGGCCATCAGCCCTGACGCCAAAgtctgcttctcctgctgcagcgACGGCAACATCGTGGTGTGGGACCTGCAGAACCAGACCCTGGTCAG GCAGTTTCAAGGCCACACAGACGGTGCCAGCTGCATTGACATCTCTAATGATGGCACCAAGCTTTGGACAGGGGGGCTGGACAACACCGTGCGCTGCTGGGACCTGCGGGAGGGccggcagctgcagcagcacgaCTTCAGCTCCCAG ATCTTCTCCCTGGGCTACTGCCCCATGGGAGAGTGGCTGGCCGTGGGCATGGAGAGCAGCAACGTGGAGATCCTGCACGTCACCAAACCTGACAAGTACCAGCTGCACCTCCACGAGAGCTGTGTCCTCTCTCTCAAATTCGCCTCCTGTG GGAAGTGGTTTGTGAGCACGGGGAAGGACAACCTGCTCAACGCCTGGAGGACGCCCTACGGAGCCAGCATCTTCCAG TCAAAGGAAACCTCCTCAGTCCTCAGCTGTGACATCTCCACGGACGACCAGTTCATCGTGACGGGCTCAGGGGACAAGAAAGCCACAGTTTATGAGATCATTTACTGA
- the LOC118697050 gene encoding transducin-like enhancer protein 1 isoform X1 encodes MFPQNRPPAHLQAPSAASGAAVAASAIPSTPQSLKLTYPETLDRIKEEFQFLQNQYHSLKLECEKLATEKTEIQRHYVMYYEMSYGLNIEMHKQTEIAKRLNVICAQLIPFLSQEHQQQVVQAVERAKQVTMTDLNAAIGHQLQTQHLSHHAPPIPLTPHPSGMQPAGLAGISSASGLLALSGALGAQAQLLAKDDRGVHDTEPRATDRDPGPSSLALSNGERARAIAEYLSSSKKRKVEEKDFVTDYGSDADKSEDNLVVDEDPSSPHSVHSYSSRENGVEKVPLGRKEAVPLSPTSMASSSSTSPSRSKDAPTVEKAGTPSLKSSTPTSQGDTLPGSSSAQQFRPTAAKVPMDPLAALGLRNPLGVQSPYSAAFGLAHPAVNGDVAGSGAYASLHLMSPQLNGAAAAGGYGRSPLVGYDPHPHMRVPGLVAGMQVGSSGKPAYSFHVSADGQMQPVPFPPDALLGSGIPRHARQLHTLSHGEVVCAVTISNSTRHVYTGGKGCVKVWDVGQPGTKTAVAQLDCLNRDNYIRSCKLLPDGRSLIVGGEASTLSIWDLAAPTPRIKAELTSSAPACYALAISPDAKVCFSCCSDGNIVVWDLQNQTLVRQFQGHTDGASCIDISNDGTKLWTGGLDNTVRCWDLREGRQLQQHDFSSQIFSLGYCPMGEWLAVGMESSNVEILHVTKPDKYQLHLHESCVLSLKFASCGKWFVSTGKDNLLNAWRTPYGASIFQSKETSSVLSCDISTDDQFIVTGSGDKKATVYEIIY; translated from the exons ATGTTCCCGCAGAACAGGCCCCCG GCCCATCTCCAGGCAccctctgctgcctcaggagctgctgttgctgccagtgccatccccagcaccccccaGTCCCTCAAGCTGACTTACCCAGAGACCTTGGATCGCATCAAGGAGGAATTCCAGTTCCTGCAGAACCAATACCACag CTTGAAGTTAGAATGTGAAAAGCTGGcaacagaaaaaacagaaatccaGCGTCATTATGTCATG TACTACGAGATGTCCTATGGCCTGAACATCGAGATGCACAAACAG ACGGAGATCGCCAAGCGGCTCAACGTGATCTGCGCCCAGCTCATCCCGTTCCTGTCTCAGGAG caccagcagcaggtggTCCAGGCTGTGGAGCGAGCGAAGCAGGTGACTATGACCGACCTGAACGCGGCCATCGGG caccagctgcagacCCAGCACCTCTCCCACCACGCTCCCCCCATCCCGCTGACCCCCCACCCCTCTGGAATGCAgcctgctggcctggctggcaTCAGCAGTGCCTCAGGACTGCTGGCACTCTCGGGGGCACTGGGggcccaggcccagctcctCGCCAAGGATGACAGAGGAGTCCAtgacacagagcccaggg CGACAGACCGAGACCCCGGCCCC agctccctggcGCTGTCGAACGGGGAGCGCGCGCGAGCCATCGCCGAGtacctgagcagcagcaagaagAGGAAGGTGGAGGAGAAGGACTTTGTTACAGACTAt GGCAGCGATGCAGACAAAAGTGAGGACAACTTGGTGGTGGATGAG gacccctcTTCCCCGCACAGCGTCCACTCCTATTCGTCCCGGGAGAACGGGGTGGAGAAGGTCCcgctgggcaggaaggaggcCGTGCCCCTCAGCCCGACCTCCATggcctcctccagcagcacgtCCCCATCTCGGAGCAAGGATGCACCCACG GTGGAGAAGGCAGGAACACCCAGCCTGAAGTCCAGCACGCCCACCTCCCAGGGTGACaccctgccaggctccagcagtgcccagcagtttCGCCCCACCGCTGCCAAGGTCCCCATGGACCCGCTGG cagccctgggcctgAGGAATCCTCTGGGAGTGCAGAGCCCCTACTCAGCCGCCTTTGGCTTGGCCCACCCTGCTGTCAACGGGGACGTGGCCGGGAGCGGCGCCTACGCCAGCCTGCACCTCATGTCCCCGCAGCTCAacggggccgcggccgccgggGGCTACGGGCGCTCGCCCCTG gtgggcTACGACCCGCACCCCCACATGCGCGTCCCGGGGCTGGTGGCCGGCATGCAAGTGGGGAGCTCGGGCAAGCC TGCCTACTCCTTCCACGTCAGCGCTGACGGGCAGATGCAGCCGGTGCCTTTCCCCCCCGACGCCCTGCTGGGCTCCGGCATCCCCCGGCACGCGCGGCAGCTGCACACCCTGAGCCACGGCGAGGTGGTCTGTGCTGTCACCATCAGCAACTCCACCAGACACGTCTACACCGGGGGCAAGGGCTGCGTCAAGGTCTGGGACGTGGGGCAGCCGGGCACCAAGACGGCCGTGGCTCAGCTGGACTGCctg AACCGTGACAACTACATCCGCTCCTGCAAGCTGCTCCCCGACGGCCGCAGCCTGATCGTGGGGGGGGAGGCCAGCACCCTGTCCATCTGGGACCTGGCAGCCCCCACGCCCCGCATCAAGGCTGAGCTCACCTCCTCTGCCCCCGCCTGCTACGCCCTGGCCATCAGCCCTGACGCCAAAgtctgcttctcctgctgcagcgACGGCAACATCGTGGTGTGGGACCTGCAGAACCAGACCCTGGTCAG GCAGTTTCAAGGCCACACAGACGGTGCCAGCTGCATTGACATCTCTAATGATGGCACCAAGCTTTGGACAGGGGGGCTGGACAACACCGTGCGCTGCTGGGACCTGCGGGAGGGccggcagctgcagcagcacgaCTTCAGCTCCCAG ATCTTCTCCCTGGGCTACTGCCCCATGGGAGAGTGGCTGGCCGTGGGCATGGAGAGCAGCAACGTGGAGATCCTGCACGTCACCAAACCTGACAAGTACCAGCTGCACCTCCACGAGAGCTGTGTCCTCTCTCTCAAATTCGCCTCCTGTG GGAAGTGGTTTGTGAGCACGGGGAAGGACAACCTGCTCAACGCCTGGAGGACGCCCTACGGAGCCAGCATCTTCCAG TCAAAGGAAACCTCCTCAGTCCTCAGCTGTGACATCTCCACGGACGACCAGTTCATCGTGACGGGCTCAGGGGACAAGAAAGCCACAGTTTATGAGATCATTTACTGA
- the LOC118697050 gene encoding transducin-like enhancer protein 1 isoform X3, translated as MFPQNRPPAHLQAPSAASGAAVAASAIPSTPQSLKLTYPETLDRIKEEFQFLQNQYHSLKLECEKLATEKTEIQRHYVMYYEMSYGLNIEMHKQTEIAKRLNVICAQLIPFLSQEHQQQVVQAVERAKQHQLQTQHLSHHAPPIPLTPHPSGMQPAGLAGISSASGLLALSGALGAQAQLLAKDDRGVHDTEPRATDRDPGPSSLALSNGERARAIAEYLSSSKKRKVEEKDFVTDYGSDADKSEDNLVVDEDPSSPHSVHSYSSRENGVEKVPLGRKEAVPLSPTSMASSSSTSPSRSKDAPTVEKAGTPSLKSSTPTSQGDTLPGSSSAQQFRPTAAKVPMDPLAALGLRNPLGVQSPYSAAFGLAHPAVNGDVAGSGAYASLHLMSPQLNGAAAAGGYGRSPLVGYDPHPHMRVPGLVAGMQVGSSGKPAYSFHVSADGQMQPVPFPPDALLGSGIPRHARQLHTLSHGEVVCAVTISNSTRHVYTGGKGCVKVWDVGQPGTKTAVAQLDCLNRDNYIRSCKLLPDGRSLIVGGEASTLSIWDLAAPTPRIKAELTSSAPACYALAISPDAKVCFSCCSDGNIVVWDLQNQTLVRQFQGHTDGASCIDISNDGTKLWTGGLDNTVRCWDLREGRQLQQHDFSSQIFSLGYCPMGEWLAVGMESSNVEILHVTKPDKYQLHLHESCVLSLKFASCGKWFVSTGKDNLLNAWRTPYGASIFQSKETSSVLSCDISTDDQFIVTGSGDKKATVYEIIY; from the exons ATGTTCCCGCAGAACAGGCCCCCG GCCCATCTCCAGGCAccctctgctgcctcaggagctgctgttgctgccagtgccatccccagcaccccccaGTCCCTCAAGCTGACTTACCCAGAGACCTTGGATCGCATCAAGGAGGAATTCCAGTTCCTGCAGAACCAATACCACag CTTGAAGTTAGAATGTGAAAAGCTGGcaacagaaaaaacagaaatccaGCGTCATTATGTCATG TACTACGAGATGTCCTATGGCCTGAACATCGAGATGCACAAACAG ACGGAGATCGCCAAGCGGCTCAACGTGATCTGCGCCCAGCTCATCCCGTTCCTGTCTCAGGAG caccagcagcaggtggTCCAGGCTGTGGAGCGAGCGAAGCAG caccagctgcagacCCAGCACCTCTCCCACCACGCTCCCCCCATCCCGCTGACCCCCCACCCCTCTGGAATGCAgcctgctggcctggctggcaTCAGCAGTGCCTCAGGACTGCTGGCACTCTCGGGGGCACTGGGggcccaggcccagctcctCGCCAAGGATGACAGAGGAGTCCAtgacacagagcccaggg CGACAGACCGAGACCCCGGCCCC agctccctggcGCTGTCGAACGGGGAGCGCGCGCGAGCCATCGCCGAGtacctgagcagcagcaagaagAGGAAGGTGGAGGAGAAGGACTTTGTTACAGACTAt GGCAGCGATGCAGACAAAAGTGAGGACAACTTGGTGGTGGATGAG gacccctcTTCCCCGCACAGCGTCCACTCCTATTCGTCCCGGGAGAACGGGGTGGAGAAGGTCCcgctgggcaggaaggaggcCGTGCCCCTCAGCCCGACCTCCATggcctcctccagcagcacgtCCCCATCTCGGAGCAAGGATGCACCCACG GTGGAGAAGGCAGGAACACCCAGCCTGAAGTCCAGCACGCCCACCTCCCAGGGTGACaccctgccaggctccagcagtgcccagcagtttCGCCCCACCGCTGCCAAGGTCCCCATGGACCCGCTGG cagccctgggcctgAGGAATCCTCTGGGAGTGCAGAGCCCCTACTCAGCCGCCTTTGGCTTGGCCCACCCTGCTGTCAACGGGGACGTGGCCGGGAGCGGCGCCTACGCCAGCCTGCACCTCATGTCCCCGCAGCTCAacggggccgcggccgccgggGGCTACGGGCGCTCGCCCCTG gtgggcTACGACCCGCACCCCCACATGCGCGTCCCGGGGCTGGTGGCCGGCATGCAAGTGGGGAGCTCGGGCAAGCC TGCCTACTCCTTCCACGTCAGCGCTGACGGGCAGATGCAGCCGGTGCCTTTCCCCCCCGACGCCCTGCTGGGCTCCGGCATCCCCCGGCACGCGCGGCAGCTGCACACCCTGAGCCACGGCGAGGTGGTCTGTGCTGTCACCATCAGCAACTCCACCAGACACGTCTACACCGGGGGCAAGGGCTGCGTCAAGGTCTGGGACGTGGGGCAGCCGGGCACCAAGACGGCCGTGGCTCAGCTGGACTGCctg AACCGTGACAACTACATCCGCTCCTGCAAGCTGCTCCCCGACGGCCGCAGCCTGATCGTGGGGGGGGAGGCCAGCACCCTGTCCATCTGGGACCTGGCAGCCCCCACGCCCCGCATCAAGGCTGAGCTCACCTCCTCTGCCCCCGCCTGCTACGCCCTGGCCATCAGCCCTGACGCCAAAgtctgcttctcctgctgcagcgACGGCAACATCGTGGTGTGGGACCTGCAGAACCAGACCCTGGTCAG GCAGTTTCAAGGCCACACAGACGGTGCCAGCTGCATTGACATCTCTAATGATGGCACCAAGCTTTGGACAGGGGGGCTGGACAACACCGTGCGCTGCTGGGACCTGCGGGAGGGccggcagctgcagcagcacgaCTTCAGCTCCCAG ATCTTCTCCCTGGGCTACTGCCCCATGGGAGAGTGGCTGGCCGTGGGCATGGAGAGCAGCAACGTGGAGATCCTGCACGTCACCAAACCTGACAAGTACCAGCTGCACCTCCACGAGAGCTGTGTCCTCTCTCTCAAATTCGCCTCCTGTG GGAAGTGGTTTGTGAGCACGGGGAAGGACAACCTGCTCAACGCCTGGAGGACGCCCTACGGAGCCAGCATCTTCCAG TCAAAGGAAACCTCCTCAGTCCTCAGCTGTGACATCTCCACGGACGACCAGTTCATCGTGACGGGCTCAGGGGACAAGAAAGCCACAGTTTATGAGATCATTTACTGA